Proteins found in one Poecilia reticulata strain Guanapo linkage group LG6, Guppy_female_1.0+MT, whole genome shotgun sequence genomic segment:
- the LOC103466323 gene encoding solute carrier organic anion transporter family member 1C1-like, translating to MQKLEKPGSASWMLEDSPATCTAKNCHPNLKMFLAALSYAYFAKTLSGSYMKSTITQLERRFDIPSYLIGVIDGSFEIGNLLVIAFVSYFGAKLHRPKIIATGCILMSLGTFLIAMPHFIIGRYKIETTIRASANSTSQLSPCPVSSLESSRAGDRPSSLPSEGCEQESSISMWMYVLLGNVLRGIGETPVQPLGISYIDDYAQSENAALYIGCIQTIAIIGPVFGFLLGSLCAKIYVDVGYVDMETITITPEDARWVGAWWLGYLVAGTVTLLSAVPFWFLPKSLPVPVDKHDSVCTPEQTRFIKDADSPTLDHKIRPEEPTNLHVMANEFVPTLKILLGNPVYILYLGVTIIQFNSLIGMVTYKPKYIEQHYGQSASKANFLMGMINIPAVALGMFSGGVVMKKFKLGVMGAAKFAFGTSLLGFFLSFLFLAMGCENSKVAGITVSYTGVDDLSYQEQSLFSGCNSGCLCSTKEWDPVCGENGITYISPCLAGCTSSSGSGRNMVFDNCRCVSVTNVQPGNITASLGQCSLRRSCDRVFPYFLALSVLSSFIISLGGTPGLMXLVXCIKPELKSLALGIHTLATRTLAGIPAPIYFGAIIDTTCLKWAYSTCGGKGACRIYDTSSYRIVYLGLTLGLRAVSFFLCVWGFALLKRHIKREEKEALSNQNGELESLRKEENSSMHCEQFILSPDCNPERETRL from the exons ATGCAGAAATTGGAAAAACCAGGCTCAGCTAGCTGGATGCTAGAGGACAGCCCTGCCACTTGTACTGCGAAGAACTGCCACCCAAATCTAAAG ATGTTCCTTGCAGCCTTGTCCTACGCCTACTTTGCTAAGACCTTATCCGGCAGCTACATGAAAAGCACGATTACACAACTGGAGAGACGATTTGACATTCCCAGCTATCTGATCGGCGTCATAGACGGGAGCTTTGAAATTG GGAATTTGTTAGTGATTGCTTTTGTGAGCTATTTTGGTGCCAAGCTCCACCGGCCCAAGATCATCGCAACTGGATGCATTTTGATGTCTCTGGGAACTTTCCTGATCGCCATGCCTCATTTCATCATTGGCCG CTATAAGATTGAAACAACCATCAGAGCTTCAGCGAATTCAACCAGCCAGCTCTCTCCGTGTCCAGTAAGTTCACTGGAGTCATCCAGGGCAGGTGATAGGCCCTCTTCGCTGCCCTCTGAAG GATGCGAACAAGAGTCCAGCATTTCGATGTGGATGTATGTGTTGCTGGGAAATGTTCTGCGTGGAATTGGAGAGACTCCTGTGCAGCCTTTGGGAATATCCTATATTGATGACTATGCACAGTCAGAAAATGCTGCCCTGTATATAG GTTGCATCCAAACCATTGCAATTATTGGTCCTGTGTTTGGTTTCTTGCTCGGGTCTCTGTGTGCCAAGATTTATGTCGATGTTGGCTACGTAGACATGG AAACAATCACCATCACCCCTGAAGACGCCCGCTGGGTAGGAGCGTGGTGGCTGGGTTACCTTGTGGCTGGCACTGTCACGCTCCTGTCCGCCGTTCCTTTCTGGTTCCTGCCCAAGTCTTTGCCAGTACCTGTGGATAAACATGATAGTGTCTGTACTCCAGAGCAGACCAGGTTTATCAAAGATGCAGATTCGCCAACCCTRGACCACAAGATCAGACCAGAGGAACCAACCAATTTACACGTGATGGCCAACG AATTTGTGCCAACATTGAAGATACTTCTTGGAAATCCTGTCTACATCCTCTACCTGGGTGTAACAATCATCCAGTTCAACTCACTCATCGGCATGGTGACCTACAAACCAAAATACATTGAGCAGCACTACGGCCAGTCGGCATCAAAAGCCAATTTTCTTATGG GCATGATCAACATCCCAGCTGTGGCCCTTGGGATGTTTTCTGGAGGCGTCGTCATGAAGAAGTTCAAGCTGGGCGTCATGGGAGCAGCTAAATTTGCCTTTGGGACTTCCCTGTTGGGGTTCTTTCTGTCATTCCTATTCTTAGCCATGGGCTGTGAGAACTCGAAGGTGGCTGGCATCACAGTTTCATACACTGG AGTGGACGACCTGTCTTATCAGGAACAGTCTTTGTTTTCTGGCTGTAATTCCGGCTGCTTGTGCTCGACGAAGGAGTGGGACCCAGTGTGTGGAGAGAATGGGATCACCTACATCTCTCCTTGTTTAGCTGGATGCACGTCGTCCTCAGGCTCTGGCAGAAACATG GTTTTTGacaactgcaggtgtgtgtcagTGACTAATGTCCAGCCAGGAAATATAACGGCTAGTTTAGGCCAGTGTTCACTCAGACGCAGTTGTGACAGAGTGTTTCCGTACTTCCTGGCTCTGTCCGTCCTCAGTTCCTTCATCATCTCTCTCGGGGGCACGCCGGGCCTCATGYTTCTTGTCAG STGCATAAAGCCCGAGTTGAAATCCCTAGCTCTTGGAATCCACACACTGGCCACACGCACCCTGG CAGGAATACCCGCTCCCATCTACTTTGGCGCCATAATAGATACAACCTGCCTCAAATGGGCATACAGCACATGTGGAGGAAAAGGTGCTTGCAGAATWTACGACACTTCATCTTACAG GATAGTGTACCTGGGCCTCACACTCGGTCTGAGGGCGGTCTCCTTCTTCCTTTGTGTTTGGGGATTTGCTCTTCTCAAAAGACACATTAaaagggaggagaaggaggctCTGAGCAACCAAAACGGTGAACTGGAGTCGCTGAGGAAAGAAGAGAACAGCTCCATGCACTGTGAGCAGTTTATACTGAGCCCTGACTGCAATCCCGAAAGAGAGACTCGTTTGTAA
- the LOC103466324 gene encoding B-cell receptor-associated protein 29-like, producing MTLQWTAVAFFLYAEIVFNLILCIPFISAHRWHLVFKWRIWSWLSPYWNKFFFAMIMALVVLFCDAIRDVQKYSGPEPVHDAQASPNLYDHVHMKLFRAQRNLYICGFSLFLWLVMRRIVTLLNQIAETLVNTAGLQAQMDNAFKTAERHQEDNQILKTALLEREQSTLKTNNQLKLEIEKLQSQLKVAEEAVGRSDAEVEAMKKQAKGLAHEYDRLLTEHHLLQNLQSAEDKKDQ from the exons ATGACTCTCCAGTGGACGGCGGTGGCCTTCTTCCTGTATGCAGAGATCGTGTTCAACCTCATCCTGTGCATACCCTTCATATCAGCACACAG ATGgcatttagttttcaaatgGAGAATCTGGAGCTGGTTATCTCCCTACTGGAACAAGTTCTTCTTTGCGATGATAATGGCCcttgttgttcttttttgtg ACGCCATCCGAGACGTGCAGAAGTACTCTGGCCCTGAGCCCGTGCACGACGCTCAGGCCAGCCCAAACCTGTACGACCACGTCCACATGAAGCTGTTCAGGGCCCAGAGGAACCTTTACATCTGCggcttctctctctttctctggcT CGTCATGCGCCGGATTGTCACTCTGCTAAACCAGATTGCTGAGACTTTGGTAAACACTGCAGGTCTTCAGGCACAGATGgataatgcatttaaaacagcTGAGAGGCACCAGGAGGACAACCAGATTCTCAAAACA GCTCTCCTGGAAAGAGAACAATCTACgctgaaaacaaataatcaattgAAGTTGGAGATTGAAAAGCTACAAAGTCAACTAAAAGTTGCCGAGGAAG CTGTGGGAAGGTCTGACGCTGAAGTTGAAGCCATGAAAAAACAGGCCAAAGGTCTGGCGCATGAATATGACAGACTACTAACGGAGCACCATCTGCTGCAG AACCTCCAGAGTGCTGAGGATAAAAAAGATCAGTAA
- the LOC103466325 gene encoding probable G-protein coupled receptor 22 encodes MHIFPCRQKEATMSNVTVTDNTEPISSAMSPAAPDPYPYPVSFQISLTGFLMLEILLGLSSNLTVLALYCMKSNLISSVSNIVTMNLHVLDVLICVCCIPLTIVVVLLSLERDMALVCCFHEACVSFASVATAANVLAITLDRYDISVKPANRVLTMGRALALLASIWVLSFASFLVPFIEVGFFAHDXAELNQTAVENGALSNNEYYTEPGLYYHLLAQIPIFFFTAIVMLITYSKILQALNIRIGTRFHASQKKKARRKKRPSMTAMSTQQEATDASQSSTSRNPTLGMRTSVSVIIALRRAVKRHRERRERQKRVFRMSLLIVSTFLLCWTPITVLNTVILSVGPSNLMVRLRLGFLVMAYGTTIFHPLLYAFTRQKFQKVLKSKMKKRVVSIIEADPTPNNAIIHNSWIDPKRNKKVTFEDKDAQLKCLSSEDVE; translated from the coding sequence ATGCATATTTTTCCCTGCCGACAAAAAGAAGCCACCATGAGCAACGTCACGGTCACAGACAACACTGAGCCCATCAGCAGTGCCATGAGTCCGGCGGCCCCCGACCCGTACCCTTACCCCGTTAGCTTTCAGATCTCCCTGACGGGCTTCCTGATGCTGGAAATTCTGCTGGGTCTGAGCTCCAACCTCACAGTGCTTGCACTTTACTGTATGAAGTCCAATCTCATTAGTTCCGTCAGCAACATCGTCACCATGAACCTTCATGTGCTGGACGTGCTGATCTGTGTGTGCTGTATCCCCTTAACAATTGTGGTGGTGCTTCTCTCGCTGGAAAGAGACATGGCCCTCGTCTGCTGTTTCCACGAGGCCTGCGTCTCCTTCGCAAGCGTTGCCACTGCTGCTAACGTGCTCGCCATCACCCTCGATCGCTATGACATCTCTGTGAAACCGGCCAACAGGGTGCTGACCATGGGTCGTGCGCTGGCACTGCTGGCTTCGATTTGGGTGCTGTCCTTTGCTAGTTTTCTTGTTCCCTTTATCGAAGTGGGMTTCTTCGCTCACGACCMCGCTGAGCTGAACCAGACGGCGGTGGAGAACGGGGCCCTCAGCAACAACGAGTACTACACCGAACCCGGCCTCTATTATCACTTGCTAGCTCAGATCCCTATTTTCTTCTTTACGGCAATTGTTATGCTAATCACCTACTCGAAGATCCTGCAGGCACTCAACATTCGCATCGGCACACGTTTCCACGCGTCACAGAAGAAAAAGGCTCGCAGGAAAAAGCGTCCGTCCATGACGGCCATGTCAACGCAACAGGAGGCCACGGACGCGTCCCAGAGCAGCACCAGCCGCAATCCCACGCTGGGCATGCGAACGTCCGTCTCCGTCATCATTGCCCTGCGGCGGGCTGTGAAGCGCCACAGAGAGAGGCGAGAACGCCAAAAGAGGGTCTTCAGGATGTCCCTGCTGATCGTGTCCACCTTCCTGCTGTGCTGGACGCCGATCACGGTTCTCAACACGGTCATCCTGAGCGTGGGCCCCAGTAACCTCATGGTGCGGTTGAGACTCGGCTTCCTGGTGATGGCGTACGGGACCACCATCTTTCACCCGCTGCTCTACGCCTTTACGAGGCAGAAGTTCCAGAAGGTCCTGAAAAGCAAGATGAAAAAGCGTGTGGTGTCGATCATCGAGGCCGATCCCACGCCCAACAACGCAATCATTCACAACTCCTGGATTGACCCAAAGAGGAACAAAAAGGTGACGTTCGAGGACAAAGACGCGCAGCTGAAATGTCTTTCGTCTGAAGATGTGGAGTGA